One window of Cohnella hashimotonis genomic DNA carries:
- a CDS encoding RNA polymerase sigma factor → MEQKDLLVQWVQQYFDRLTYIAYTYVRDQSRAEDLVQESFMNAYLSAHQLKDPTRPFPWLVRIVINRCLNATRNNRREQPTQFLPEQRSMSTEDIYMQRSRDKEVYAAIMSLPEKYRTPVILFYFEELSIREIADALKLSEGAIKTRLSRGRDQLKIKLRGVDIDELRDAYSSS, encoded by the coding sequence TTGGAGCAGAAAGATCTCCTTGTTCAATGGGTTCAGCAATACTTTGATCGGTTAACCTATATAGCCTATACCTACGTCCGTGATCAAAGCAGAGCAGAGGATCTTGTTCAAGAGAGTTTTATGAATGCTTATCTCTCGGCACATCAACTTAAAGACCCCACACGTCCGTTTCCATGGTTAGTCCGGATAGTAATAAATCGTTGTCTCAACGCAACCCGGAATAACCGGCGAGAACAACCCACGCAATTTCTGCCGGAGCAGAGAAGCATGAGCACTGAAGATATTTACATGCAACGAAGCCGGGACAAGGAAGTCTATGCGGCAATCATGTCTTTACCTGAGAAATACCGTACGCCTGTCATCCTTTTTTACTTTGAAGAGTTGTCCATTCGTGAAATCGCGGATGCATTAAAGCTCAGCGAGGGAGCGATCAAGACTCGCCTCAGCAGAGGAAGAGATCAATTAAAAATTAAATTAAGAGGAGTTGATATCGATGAACTTAGAGACGCTTATTCGTCAAGCTAA
- a CDS encoding glycoside hydrolase family 88/105 protein translates to MAGIYAEKVWRQMIQDHAGNWGMDIDHWDWVPGVGVIALLEYYETTRDVQVQAYLLDWVNRNEAKAKGKTVINAIAPFAIFPALYRLTGDAKFKEEAVRIAEWLLHEAPRTREEAFEHTVTENVAFSEQVWADTIFMAVLFLARTASLLGSAAYAEEALKQVLIHLRLLQDPQTGVLFHGWNCASGDHMSGARWTRANAWIAAGVPLIVAEIDKLVDIPQELKERYGRLMRGLLAYQQEDGLWSTVMDRPDFYREVSGSAGIAYGLLKAVEVKLIPDEAEYAVRVEDAYRAIVPYITTEGLVTGVSGGTPVMSTIEAYQNDVPTYPTLYGQGLVLMLLAKIAERSE, encoded by the coding sequence ATGGCCGGAATCTATGCGGAAAAAGTATGGCGGCAAATGATACAGGATCATGCGGGGAACTGGGGAATGGACATCGATCACTGGGACTGGGTCCCGGGGGTTGGCGTCATTGCGCTGCTGGAATACTACGAGACAACGCGCGATGTGCAGGTGCAGGCGTATTTACTTGATTGGGTGAACCGGAATGAGGCGAAGGCCAAGGGTAAAACGGTGATCAACGCGATCGCGCCCTTTGCGATCTTTCCTGCGCTTTATCGGCTGACGGGGGATGCTAAGTTTAAAGAGGAAGCGGTGCGCATCGCGGAATGGCTGCTGCATGAAGCGCCGCGTACGCGCGAAGAGGCCTTTGAACATACGGTTACGGAAAACGTGGCGTTCTCCGAGCAGGTGTGGGCGGATACGATCTTCATGGCGGTACTGTTTCTGGCGCGAACCGCTTCGCTCCTCGGAAGCGCGGCTTACGCGGAGGAGGCGCTCAAGCAGGTGCTGATCCATCTGCGCTTGCTGCAGGATCCACAGACCGGCGTGTTGTTCCACGGCTGGAACTGCGCTTCGGGCGATCATATGTCGGGTGCGCGCTGGACGCGGGCGAATGCCTGGATCGCCGCCGGCGTCCCGCTGATCGTGGCGGAGATTGACAAGCTGGTCGACATTCCGCAGGAATTGAAGGAACGGTACGGTCGACTGATGCGCGGGCTCCTTGCCTACCAGCAGGAGGATGGACTATGGAGCACGGTGATGGACCGGCCTGACTTTTACAGGGAGGTGTCGGGCAGCGCGGGAATTGCTTATGGTCTTCTTAAGGCGGTTGAAGTAAAGTTGATCCCTGATGAAGCGGAATACGCAGTCAGAGTCGAGGATGCATATCGCGCGATTGTTCCATATATTACGACGGAGGGCTTGGTCACGGGCGTATCCGGCGGTACGCCGGTGATGTCGACGATCGAGGCGTACCAAAATGACGTTCCGACGTATCCGACCCTATACGGGCAAGGCTTGGTGCTGATGCTGCTCGCGAAAATAGCGGAAAGGAGCGAGTAG
- a CDS encoding type II toxin-antitoxin system death-on-curing family toxin has translation MTIRYLTIHEVVAINVAMIQKYSPGELIGVKDSGMLESAVARPQSSAFGEDAYPSVFEKAVALFESLGQNHPFQNANKRTAFTALVVFLNLNGCRFKMDQKAAEDMTVDMVNHQYDFQTLVKLIQEHCQS, from the coding sequence ATGACCATTCGTTACCTAACCATCCACGAGGTCGTAGCCATTAATGTCGCGATGATACAGAAATATAGTCCTGGCGAACTCATTGGCGTCAAAGACAGCGGCATGCTAGAATCAGCTGTTGCCAGGCCCCAATCCTCCGCTTTCGGGGAAGATGCTTATCCTTCCGTATTTGAAAAGGCAGTCGCCCTTTTCGAATCTCTAGGACAAAATCACCCTTTTCAGAATGCGAATAAGAGGACGGCCTTTACCGCTCTCGTGGTTTTTTTGAACCTTAACGGGTGTCGCTTTAAAATGGATCAGAAAGCAGCCGAAGATATGACGGTCGATATGGTCAATCATCAATATGACTTTCAAACGCTTGTAAAGCTGATTCAAGAGCACTGCCAGAGCTAA
- a CDS encoding AbrB/MazE/SpoVT family DNA-binding domain-containing protein, translating into MGKVNEMERKVTKFGNSLGITMTEALKQIGLELGDTVHIDVKENDGEIVIRKANKVALPTGISNEFLETLSQVMGQYDETLKGLKDR; encoded by the coding sequence ATGGGAAAGGTGAATGAAATGGAACGAAAAGTAACAAAGTTCGGAAACAGCTTGGGCATCACAATGACCGAAGCATTAAAGCAAATCGGTCTTGAACTTGGCGATACGGTGCATATCGACGTAAAAGAAAACGACGGCGAGATTGTTATTAGAAAAGCGAATAAAGTAGCATTGCCGACAGGTATAAGCAACGAATTTCTAGAGACTTTATCTCAAGTGATGGGACAGTATGATGAGACTTTAAAGGGATTAAAGGATCGTTAA